One genomic window of Etheostoma spectabile isolate EspeVRDwgs_2016 chromosome 7, UIUC_Espe_1.0, whole genome shotgun sequence includes the following:
- the borcs6 gene encoding BLOC-1-related complex subunit 6, whose translation MSLSPVIGTEVPETANGVVTPISSENGPHIPLPVKYGASRVPCHRETSEERALGYTENHVDVENRVYDGEGRLDTETCDNGRTSSLSLHASHVTDPSLPATTCTGDSEDTESGSRDTDIHEASNTVEPPGAALLWDIAQQAHSKESSQRGGPATTDRQQTDTETVDGDTDSRDEEEDGEKEKQDEEDDEKNEKKWIKQRAGGRTESSRNYSSSAPGPSTSSSSSPPPSLLPSEDIPCPPHVMAQVWVRNVRGMQDSKSLDEISQACGGGSGARGGGRGGQSEGRRATISSALELEGTVSQEGDLTHFITKNLEQKIKMSSKPSLDCSDSDCSGPIYRSRGLSRRLADIPPIDPAVLLDLQRHTQDVAHSVEMMMRSLNGTIQNMTALSVGYIQTYRDSVDSLGESVDMSIKGMYTLMARCEELDRSMQPIHTLAAQIRDIKRTLDTLETICK comes from the exons ATGAGTCTCTCCCCTGTGATTGGCACCGAAGTGCCAGAAACAGCTAACGGGGTTGTGACTCCCATCTCTTCAGAGAACGGCCCTCACATTCCGCTCCCTGTGAAATATGGGGCGAGCCGAGTGCCCTGTCATAGGGAGACATCAGAGGAGAGAGCGCTTGGATACACAGAGAACCACGTAGATGTGGAAAACAGAGTTTACGATGGCGAAGGCCGCTTGGACACAGAGACGTGCGATAATGGGAGAACATCTAGTTTATCGTTACACGCCTCTCATGTGACAGACCCCTCCCTTCCTGCTACCACATGCACCGGAGACTCAGAAGACACAGAATCAGGCTCCAGAGACACGGACATTCATGAGGCCTCTAACACGGTTGAGCCTCCTGGTGCAGCTCTGCTGTGGGACATAGCACAGCAAGCACACTCCAAAGAGTCATCTCAGCGAGGAGGCCCGGCCACTACAGACAGGCAGCAGACAGATACAGAGACTGTAGATGGAGACACTGACAGCCGAGACGAGGAGGAAGATGGAGAAAAGGAGaaacaggatgaggaggacgatgagaaaaatgaaaaaaagtggaTTAAACAGCGTGCAGGAGGGAGAACAGAG TCTTCACGAAACTACTCCTCCTCAGCTCCTGGTCCCAGCACCtcgtcctcttcctctcctccacctTCACTTCTTCCCTCTGAGGACATCCCCTGCCCCCCACACGTCATGGCCCAGGTCTGGGTACGCAATGTCCGGGGGATGCAGGACAGCAAGAGCCTGGATGAAATCAGCCAAGCGTGTGGAG GTGGTTCAGGGGCCCGGGGAGGGGGCAGAGGTGGCCAGTCAGAGGGCAGACGGGCCACGATCTCCTCAGCTCTGGAGCTAGAGGGGACGGTCAGCCAAGAAGGTGACCTGACTCACTTCATCACCAAGAACCTGGAGCAGAAGATTAAGATGAGCTCCAAGCCCAGTCTGGACTGCAGTGACT CGGACTGTTCCGGTCCCATCTACAGAAGCCGGGGGTTGTCAAGGAGACTAGCGGACATCCCTCCCATTGATCCTGCTGTTCTGTTGGATCTACAGAGACACACCCAGGACGTGGCACACAGTGTGGAGATGATGATGCGAAGCCTCAATGGAACCATCCAGAAT ATGACAGCTCTGAGTGTGGGCTACATCCAGACCTACAGAGACTCAGTGGACAGCCTAGGAGAGTCTGTGGACATGAgtataaag GGCATGTACACACTGATGGCTCGCTGCGAGGAGTTAGATCGTTCCATGCAGCCCATACACACCCTGGCTGCACAGATCCGTGACATCAAACGCACCCTGGACACCCTGGAGACGATCTGCAAGTAA